The Kwoniella mangroviensis CBS 8507 chromosome 1 map unlocalized Ctg02, whole genome shotgun sequence genome window below encodes:
- a CDS encoding 60S ribosomal protein eL32, with amino-acid sequence MPAHIPIVKKRTKTFKRHQSDRYHGVKESWRKPKGIDNRVRRRFKGQLPMPKIGYGSNKKTKHLLPSGHKELLVHNLSELELLLMHSGKYAASIAHGVSSKKRVEIVARAKVLGVKITNPNAKLRTEEA; translated from the exons ATGCCTGCCCACATCCCCATCGTGAAAAAGCGAACAAAGACCTTCAAGAGGCATCAATCCGACCGATACCACGGTGTCAAGGAATCATGGAGAAAGCCAAAGGGTATCGATAACAGA GTCCGAAGAAGATTCAAGGGACAACTCCCCATGCCCAAGATCGG TTACGGTTCCAACAAAAAGACCAAGCACCTTTTGCCATCCGGCCACAAGGAACTCTTGGTCCACAACTTGTCCGAACTCGAACTCTTGCTCATGCACTCTGGTAAATACGCCGCCTCAATCGCTCACGGTGTATCAAGCAAGAAGAGGGTAGAGATCGTTGCTAGAGCCAAGGTTTTGGGTGTCAA GATCACCAACCCTAACGCTAAACTCAGAACCGAGGAAGCTTAG